A portion of the Calothrix sp. 336/3 genome contains these proteins:
- the fabF gene encoding beta-ketoacyl-ACP synthase II — protein sequence MTDFIRKRVVVTGVGAITPIGNTPAEYWEGLVSGRNGIGAITAFDASQHSCRIAGEVKNYDPHDYLDRKDAKRMDRFAQFGVSAAKQALADADLEINDLNAEQIGVILGSGVGGIKVMEDQQTVYLNRGPDRCSPFMIPMMIANMAAGLTAIHTGAKGPNSCSVTACAAGSNSIGDAFRLVQNGYAQAMICGGTEAAITPLSVAGFAAARALSFRNDDPTHACRPFDKDRDGFVMGEGAGILILEELEYAKSRGARIYAEIIGYGMTCDAYHMTSPVPGGEGATRAIRLALKDGGLSPEMVSYINAHGTSTPANDANETAAIKAALGESAYKVAVSSTKSMTGHLLGGSGGIEAVATVLAIANDHIPPTINLENPDAACDLDYVPHTSRSQVIEVALSNSFGFGGHNVTLAFKKYR from the coding sequence ATGACAGATTTTATACGTAAACGCGTTGTTGTCACTGGTGTTGGCGCGATTACACCCATTGGGAATACACCAGCCGAGTATTGGGAAGGTTTAGTTAGTGGACGTAACGGGATTGGCGCAATTACTGCTTTTGACGCTTCCCAACATTCCTGTCGAATTGCAGGTGAAGTCAAAAATTACGACCCCCATGATTACCTGGATCGTAAAGATGCCAAGCGTATGGATCGGTTTGCACAATTTGGCGTTTCCGCAGCCAAGCAAGCTCTCGCAGATGCCGATTTAGAAATTAATGACTTGAATGCGGAACAAATCGGTGTGATTCTTGGTTCTGGGGTGGGTGGTATCAAGGTCATGGAAGACCAACAAACGGTTTATCTCAACCGTGGTCCTGACCGTTGTAGCCCGTTTATGATTCCGATGATGATTGCCAATATGGCAGCAGGATTAACGGCAATTCATACTGGTGCCAAGGGTCCAAATTCCTGTTCTGTGACTGCTTGTGCTGCTGGTTCTAATTCCATTGGTGATGCTTTTCGTCTGGTACAAAATGGTTACGCCCAGGCAATGATTTGCGGTGGTACGGAAGCAGCAATTACACCCCTGTCTGTAGCCGGTTTTGCGGCGGCAAGGGCTTTGTCTTTCCGTAACGATGACCCTACCCATGCTTGTCGTCCCTTTGACAAAGACCGAGATGGCTTTGTAATGGGGGAAGGGGCGGGAATTTTAATTTTAGAAGAGTTGGAATACGCTAAGAGCCGTGGTGCGCGCATCTACGCAGAAATTATTGGCTACGGTATGACCTGTGACGCTTACCATATGACCTCCCCGGTTCCCGGTGGTGAAGGTGCCACCAGAGCCATAAGATTAGCTCTCAAAGATGGGGGATTATCACCGGAAATGGTGAGTTATATTAATGCCCATGGTACTAGCACCCCAGCCAATGATGCTAACGAAACCGCAGCGATAAAAGCCGCTTTAGGTGAATCGGCTTATAAAGTGGCAGTCAGTTCAACTAAGTCTATGACAGGTCATCTGTTGGGTGGTTCTGGTGGGATTGAAGCAGTGGCAACTGTATTGGCGATCGCCAATGACCACATCCCCCCGACAATTAATTTAGAAAATCCAGATGCAGCCTGTGACCTAGATTATGTCCCCCATACCAGTCGATCTCAAGTAATTGAGGTTGCCCTGTCCAATTCCTTTGGTTTCGGTGGTCATAATGTCACCCTTGCCTTTAAGAAATATCGTTAA
- a CDS encoding sensor histidine kinase, translating into MRSPSLRFLIYLEWLLLAIVAVSEIPQWQIPQLPRLPLLNLIALGLFTLLGLRLPARSFSKLLYTILEIALIHLVAYVGGIRLFQLLYIVFVIRNCLLFSGYRRSGFTLLVFILCILTQWHRFQYFDVPINPIIAQRWSIIVVSIGVLVGLVMLFLQLLVNALLQLATANDRLRQYALKIEDIATLQERNRIARDIHDSLGHSLTVLNLHLEAAIRLLPTAPEETQELLQEAKQVGSHALQEVRQSVAAMRSDPLRGKQFSQAIANLISDFQRSTGISPNYNYQINTAISQDVKTAIYRLVQESLTNISKYASATEVNIYLQSHPNLQVTITDNGSGFDSRLNTTGFGIQGMRERVLALSGQFILVSSPGKGCQITAIFPLTEMGNS; encoded by the coding sequence ATGCGATCGCCATCATTACGTTTTTTGATATACCTAGAGTGGCTACTCTTGGCAATTGTTGCGGTAAGTGAGATTCCTCAGTGGCAAATTCCCCAATTACCTCGTCTTCCCCTACTGAATCTTATTGCTTTAGGATTATTTACCTTACTGGGATTGCGATTACCAGCCCGTTCTTTTAGTAAATTACTATACACTATTCTCGAAATTGCTCTGATTCACTTGGTTGCCTATGTGGGAGGTATACGACTTTTTCAATTACTCTATATAGTTTTTGTGATTCGTAATTGCCTGCTATTCTCAGGATACCGCCGCTCAGGATTTACTTTGTTAGTTTTTATCCTGTGTATTCTGACTCAATGGCATCGGTTTCAATATTTTGATGTGCCCATCAACCCGATCATTGCTCAAAGATGGAGCATAATTGTTGTGAGTATTGGCGTTCTTGTGGGGCTAGTGATGTTATTTTTACAACTCCTAGTTAATGCTCTACTCCAGCTTGCCACTGCTAACGATAGACTGCGACAATATGCTTTAAAAATTGAAGATATCGCCACATTACAAGAGCGTAACCGGATTGCTCGTGATATTCACGACTCCCTAGGACATTCTCTGACTGTATTAAATTTACATTTGGAAGCCGCAATCAGATTACTACCCACCGCACCGGAAGAAACCCAGGAATTGCTACAAGAAGCGAAGCAAGTTGGGAGTCATGCACTGCAAGAAGTTCGTCAATCTGTAGCTGCGATGCGCTCCGATCCTTTACGAGGAAAACAATTCAGTCAGGCGATCGCCAATCTCATCTCTGATTTTCAACGCTCTACAGGTATATCCCCTAACTATAACTATCAAATCAACACAGCTATTTCCCAGGATGTCAAAACCGCTATCTATCGCTTAGTGCAAGAGTCATTGACAAATATATCTAAATATGCGTCGGCGACAGAAGTTAATATTTATCTCCAAAGTCATCCCAATCTTCAAGTCACTATTACAGATAACGGTAGCGGATTTGACTCTCGTCTCAACACCACAGGTTTTGGTATTCAGGGAATGCGTGAACGAGTTCTAGCCCTCTCTGGTCAATTTATACTAGTATCATCCCCTGGTAAAGGTTGCCAAATTACTGCAATTTTTCCTCTAACGGAAATGGGGAATAGCTGA
- the acpP gene encoding acyl carrier protein, translating into MSQADIFEKVKKIVADQLSVEADTIKPQSNFANDLGADSLDTVELVMALEEEFDIEIPDEAAEKITTVQEAVDYINDKVAASA; encoded by the coding sequence ATGAGCCAAGCGGATATTTTTGAAAAAGTCAAGAAAATTGTGGCTGATCAACTCAGCGTTGAAGCAGATACCATCAAACCCCAATCTAATTTTGCCAATGATTTAGGGGCTGATTCCCTGGACACGGTGGAACTGGTTATGGCTTTGGAAGAAGAATTCGACATCGAAATTCCTGATGAAGCTGCTGAAAAAATCACCACTGTTCAAGAAGCAGTGGATTATATCAACGACAAAGTTGCTGCATCCGCATAA
- a CDS encoding response regulator transcription factor, with amino-acid sequence MIRILLVDDQNLIRRGMKALLKSDGELAIVGEAENGKEAISLVESLRPDVILMDIRMPIMDGVAATQEISQRFPEAKVLVLTTFDDEEYVTQAMRNGASGYLLKDTPFEELTQAIRLVDKGYTQLGPGIANKITSKIFTSVPSPDVSVDLTPREKEILQMIAQGASNREIAQALFISEKTVRNHVTNILSRLGLRDRTQAAIYFHSHLEHLVSENHREVD; translated from the coding sequence ATGATTCGCATCTTGCTAGTCGATGATCAAAATCTTATTCGTCGGGGAATGAAAGCATTACTCAAATCTGACGGAGAATTGGCAATAGTTGGAGAAGCAGAAAACGGGAAGGAAGCAATTTCTCTGGTAGAATCTTTGCGACCAGATGTTATCTTGATGGATATTCGGATGCCAATAATGGATGGTGTGGCAGCAACCCAGGAAATTTCTCAACGTTTTCCCGAAGCTAAAGTGCTGGTACTGACAACTTTTGATGACGAAGAATATGTTACCCAAGCAATGCGAAATGGAGCATCTGGGTATTTATTGAAAGATACACCCTTTGAAGAGTTAACCCAAGCGATTCGTTTAGTTGATAAAGGTTATACTCAATTAGGTCCAGGAATTGCCAATAAAATCACCTCGAAAATATTTACCTCCGTACCCTCTCCAGATGTGTCCGTAGATTTAACACCGAGGGAGAAAGAAATTTTACAAATGATTGCCCAAGGTGCTAGTAATCGGGAAATTGCTCAAGCTTTGTTTATTTCCGAAAAGACAGTCCGTAACCATGTGACTAATATTTTAAGTCGCTTGGGATTGCGCGATCGCACTCAAGCCGCAATTTATTTTCACTCCCATCTTGAGCATCTTGTTTCCGAAAATCACCGAGAAGTTGATTAA
- the tkt gene encoding transketolase, whose protein sequence is MATATQTLEELCINSIRFLAVDAVEKAKSGHPGLPMGAAPMAFVLFDQFMRFNPKNPKWFNRDRFVLSAGHGCMLQYALLYLTGYDSVTIEDIKQFRQWNSRTPGHPENFETAGVEVTTGPLGQGIANAVGLAMAEAHLAAKFNKPDATIVDHYTYVILGDGCNMEGVSGEACSLAGHYGLGKLIALYDDNHISIDGSTDVAFTEDVSKRFEAYGWHVLHVPEGNTDLAAIAKAIEAAKAVTDKPTMIKVTTTIGYGSPNKQNTAGVHGAALGADEIALTRQNLNWEYEPFVVPQDVLSHMGKAVERGASYEAEWNKTYADYKAKYADDAAVFERLVSGKLPDGWDKVLPTYTAEDKALPTRKHSETCLNKLAAVLPELIGGSADLTHSNLTEIKGYGDFQKGQYQNRNVHFGVREHAMGAICNGMALHGSGLIPYGATFLIFTDYMRAAIRLSALSQAGSIWVMTHDSIGQGEDGPTHQPVETLASLRAIPNLTVLRPADGTECSGAYKVAIARAKENAPSLLAFSRQNLPNLAGTSIEGVTKGAYAVVDCQGTPDIILIGTGSELSLCVTAAEKLTAEGKKVRVVSMPSVDLFEAQDAAYQESVLPKAVTKRVSVEAGVSFGWHKYIGIEGATVSIDRFGASAPGGTCMEKFGFTVENVLATAKKVLG, encoded by the coding sequence ATGGCAACTGCAACCCAAACCCTTGAAGAACTTTGTATTAACTCAATTCGCTTTCTAGCGGTTGATGCGGTAGAAAAAGCTAAGTCTGGTCACCCAGGTCTACCTATGGGCGCAGCGCCAATGGCGTTTGTGCTGTTCGATCAGTTTATGCGGTTTAACCCCAAAAACCCGAAATGGTTTAACCGCGATCGCTTTGTTTTGTCTGCTGGTCACGGCTGTATGTTGCAGTATGCCCTGCTTTATTTGACGGGTTACGACAGCGTCACCATTGAAGATATTAAGCAGTTCCGGCAGTGGAATTCCAGAACCCCTGGACACCCTGAGAACTTTGAAACAGCTGGTGTAGAAGTAACTACCGGACCACTAGGACAGGGTATTGCAAATGCTGTGGGTTTGGCAATGGCTGAAGCCCATCTAGCAGCGAAATTTAACAAACCTGATGCCACAATTGTTGACCATTACACCTACGTGATTTTAGGTGATGGTTGCAACATGGAAGGGGTTTCTGGGGAAGCTTGTTCCTTAGCTGGACATTATGGATTGGGTAAATTAATTGCTCTCTACGACGACAACCATATTTCTATCGACGGTTCCACCGATGTTGCCTTTACCGAAGATGTTTCTAAGCGCTTTGAAGCTTATGGTTGGCATGTTCTTCATGTACCCGAAGGTAATACTGATTTAGCCGCGATCGCCAAGGCAATCGAAGCAGCAAAAGCTGTCACCGATAAGCCCACCATGATTAAAGTTACCACTACTATTGGTTATGGTTCCCCCAATAAGCAAAATACTGCTGGGGTTCATGGTGCAGCTTTAGGTGCTGATGAAATCGCCCTGACTCGCCAAAATCTCAATTGGGAATACGAACCCTTTGTAGTACCCCAGGATGTTCTCAGCCACATGGGGAAAGCAGTTGAGCGCGGTGCTAGCTACGAAGCAGAATGGAATAAAACCTATGCTGACTACAAGGCTAAATACGCTGATGATGCTGCGGTATTTGAACGCTTAGTAAGTGGCAAACTCCCCGATGGTTGGGACAAGGTATTACCTACCTACACCGCCGAAGATAAAGCTCTACCCACCCGGAAACACTCGGAAACCTGCCTCAACAAATTAGCAGCAGTATTACCAGAGTTAATTGGTGGTTCAGCCGACTTAACCCATTCCAACTTGACAGAAATCAAGGGGTATGGGGACTTCCAAAAGGGACAATACCAAAACCGTAACGTTCACTTCGGTGTGCGGGAACATGCCATGGGAGCAATCTGTAACGGTATGGCTCTCCATGGTTCGGGATTAATCCCCTACGGTGCAACCTTCTTGATTTTCACTGACTATATGCGGGCAGCAATTCGTCTGTCTGCTTTGTCCCAAGCTGGATCCATCTGGGTTATGACCCATGATTCCATCGGACAGGGTGAAGATGGTCCTACCCACCAACCAGTGGAAACTTTGGCTTCCCTCCGGGCAATTCCTAACTTAACAGTGCTTCGTCCCGCCGATGGTACTGAGTGTTCTGGTGCTTACAAGGTGGCGATCGCCAGAGCGAAGGAAAATGCACCCAGTTTATTAGCATTCTCTCGGCAAAATCTCCCCAACTTAGCAGGTACATCAATTGAAGGTGTCACCAAGGGAGCATATGCAGTAGTAGATTGTCAAGGCACACCTGATATTATTTTGATTGGTACAGGTTCTGAGTTAAGTCTCTGTGTAACTGCGGCAGAAAAACTCACAGCCGAAGGTAAGAAAGTACGTGTGGTTTCCATGCCTTCTGTAGACTTATTTGAAGCCCAAGACGCAGCTTACCAAGAGTCTGTATTACCCAAGGCAGTCACCAAGCGTGTATCTGTAGAAGCTGGTGTCAGCTTCGGTTGGCACAAGTACATCGGTATCGAAGGTGCAACTGTGAGCATCGATAGATTTGGTGCTTCCGCTCCCGGTGGTACTTGTATGGAGAAATTTGGCTTTACTGTTGAAAACGTTTTAGCAACAGCCAAGAAAGTATTGGGTTAA
- a CDS encoding SirB1 family protein, producing MNTSSARQYFSQEINQPDEYIDLARAALYIAQEEYPGLDLEEYLNALDTMAMEVEERLPRERYPLRVIQTLNKYLYEELSFSGNKDNYYDPRNSFLNQVIERRLGIPISLALVYLELARRIDFPMVGIGMPGHFLIRPDVPDIELFVDAFNHGEVMFPQDCQNRLSQIYQQPVTLQPEYLASVSNRQFLGRMLTNLKYIYLNQKQLEKSLDAVERILILFPDIPLEVRDRGLLNYQLGRFSLAANDIETYLTQLPHAQDAPVLRRLLSQLGRKQ from the coding sequence ATGAATACATCATCAGCACGACAGTATTTTTCCCAAGAGATTAACCAACCTGATGAATATATTGACTTGGCAAGGGCAGCTTTATATATTGCTCAAGAAGAGTATCCGGGTTTGGATTTGGAAGAATATTTGAATGCTTTGGATACTATGGCAATGGAGGTTGAGGAGCGTTTACCAAGGGAACGGTATCCTCTGCGAGTAATTCAAACACTAAATAAGTATTTATACGAGGAATTAAGTTTTTCTGGCAATAAAGATAACTATTATGACCCACGTAATAGTTTTCTCAATCAGGTAATTGAGCGTCGTTTAGGGATTCCGATTTCTTTGGCGCTTGTGTATCTAGAATTAGCTCGTCGGATAGATTTTCCGATGGTGGGAATAGGGATGCCGGGGCATTTTTTAATCCGTCCAGATGTTCCAGATATTGAGTTGTTTGTGGATGCGTTTAATCATGGTGAGGTGATGTTTCCCCAGGATTGTCAGAACCGTTTATCACAAATTTATCAACAACCTGTAACCTTGCAACCAGAATATTTAGCATCTGTGAGTAATCGTCAGTTTTTAGGACGAATGTTAACGAATTTAAAATATATTTATTTGAATCAAAAACAGTTAGAGAAGTCTTTAGATGCGGTAGAACGGATTTTAATTTTGTTTCCTGATATACCTTTAGAAGTGCGCGATCGCGGTTTATTGAATTACCAACTAGGTAGATTTTCCTTGGCTGCCAATGATATAGAAACCTATCTTACCCAACTTCCCCATGCTCAGGATGCTCCGGTGCTCAGAAGGTTACTTAGCCAATTAGGTAGGAAGCAGTAG
- the atpD gene encoding F0F1 ATP synthase subunit beta produces MVTTAEKTNIGYITQIIGPVVDVKFPGGKMPQIYNALTVTGSNQAGQKVSVTCEVQQLLGDNQVRAVSMSTTDGLVRGMEAVDTGAPISVPVGKATLGRIFNVLGEPVDNRGPVNNSETSPIHRAAPKLTELETKPSVFETGIKVVDLLTPYRRGGKIGLFGGAGVGKTVIMMELINNIATEHGGVSVFAGVGERTREGNDLYNEMIESGVINKDNLNESKIALVYGQMNEPPGARMRVGLSGLTMAEYFRDVNKQDVLLFIDNIFRFVQAGSEVSALLGRMPSAVGYQPTLGTDVGELQERITSTNEGSITSIQAVYVPADDLTDPAPATTFAHLDGTTVLSRGLAAKGIYPAVDPLGSTSTMLQPNIVGDAHYDTARAVQATLQRYKELQDIIAILGLDELSEDDRLTVARARKIERFLSQPFFVAEVFTGSPGKYVKLEDTIKGFKMILGGELDELPEQAFYMVGDINEAIAKAEKLKG; encoded by the coding sequence ATGGTCACCACCGCAGAAAAAACAAACATAGGCTACATTACTCAAATCATTGGTCCGGTTGTAGACGTTAAATTCCCTGGCGGTAAAATGCCACAAATCTACAACGCTTTGACCGTCACAGGCTCTAACCAAGCCGGACAAAAAGTCTCAGTTACCTGCGAAGTGCAGCAACTGCTGGGTGATAACCAAGTACGTGCAGTATCAATGAGTACAACCGATGGCTTAGTCCGTGGGATGGAAGCTGTTGATACTGGCGCTCCCATCAGTGTACCCGTTGGTAAGGCGACTCTAGGACGAATTTTTAACGTCTTGGGTGAACCCGTAGACAACAGAGGTCCGGTTAACAACAGCGAAACTTCGCCGATTCACCGTGCTGCGCCAAAACTCACAGAACTAGAAACCAAACCCTCGGTATTCGAGACTGGAATCAAGGTTGTGGACTTGCTAACTCCTTACCGTCGTGGCGGTAAGATTGGTCTGTTCGGCGGTGCCGGCGTAGGCAAGACCGTTATTATGATGGAGTTGATTAACAACATCGCAACAGAACACGGTGGTGTGTCTGTATTCGCTGGTGTAGGTGAGCGTACCCGTGAAGGGAATGACCTCTACAACGAAATGATTGAATCTGGGGTTATCAACAAAGACAACCTCAATGAGTCCAAGATTGCTCTGGTATACGGTCAGATGAACGAGCCACCCGGTGCAAGAATGCGGGTTGGTTTGTCTGGCTTGACCATGGCTGAGTACTTCCGCGATGTCAACAAGCAGGACGTACTGTTATTTATTGACAATATCTTCCGATTTGTACAAGCAGGTTCGGAAGTATCAGCGTTATTAGGTCGGATGCCCTCTGCGGTAGGTTATCAGCCCACTTTGGGTACTGACGTGGGTGAGTTGCAAGAGCGAATCACTTCTACTAATGAAGGTTCCATTACCTCCATTCAAGCTGTATACGTACCTGCGGATGACTTAACCGACCCCGCACCTGCTACCACCTTTGCTCACTTGGATGGTACTACTGTACTATCTCGTGGTTTGGCTGCGAAGGGTATTTATCCGGCTGTGGATCCCCTCGGTTCAACTTCTACCATGTTGCAACCGAATATTGTGGGTGATGCTCACTACGATACAGCACGGGCAGTACAAGCAACCCTACAGCGTTACAAAGAACTGCAAGATATTATTGCGATTCTCGGTTTGGATGAGTTGTCTGAAGATGACCGTCTGACAGTAGCACGGGCGCGGAAAATTGAGCGTTTCTTGTCTCAACCGTTCTTCGTGGCAGAAGTATTCACCGGTTCTCCTGGTAAATACGTCAAATTGGAAGATACCATCAAAGGCTTCAAGATGATTCTTGGTGGTGAATTGGATGAATTGCCAGAACAGGCATTCTACATGGTTGGTGATATTAACGAAGCGATCGCCAAAGCAGAAAAACTCAAAGGCTAA
- a CDS encoding class I SAM-dependent methyltransferase: MMSALRRKISALKHRILLFMGLDLYLDSPDRTILEQEIIPYFRDLSEFHKILFVGCDWYTTSYKKLLKNKEYWTIEIDPKKRQYGSDKHIVDGIQNLSLHIEPGYFDLIFFNGVFGFGLNTKDDTDKAFQAYFDALRTRGVLVFGWNDISEYKPFAVLEECDNLQKFQSYTFPPLNTSHYLTPETPLRHTFDFFVKNI; encoded by the coding sequence ATGATGAGTGCTTTACGACGAAAAATTAGTGCTTTAAAACATCGTATCTTGTTATTTATGGGATTAGATTTATATCTTGACTCACCAGATAGGACAATTTTAGAACAAGAAATTATCCCCTATTTTAGGGATTTGTCAGAATTTCATAAAATTCTTTTTGTTGGTTGTGATTGGTACACAACATCTTACAAAAAACTTCTAAAAAATAAGGAATACTGGACAATTGAAATTGACCCCAAAAAACGACAATATGGCTCAGACAAACATATAGTAGATGGTATTCAAAATCTGAGCCTTCATATAGAGCCAGGGTACTTTGATTTAATTTTTTTTAATGGTGTTTTTGGCTTTGGTCTGAATACAAAGGATGATACAGATAAAGCATTTCAAGCATATTTTGATGCCTTAAGAACACGAGGAGTTTTAGTATTTGGCTGGAATGATATTTCCGAATACAAACCATTTGCTGTTTTAGAAGAATGCGATAATTTGCAAAAGTTTCAAAGCTATACTTTTCCTCCCCTCAACACCTCTCACTATTTAACACCGGAAACTCCATTGAGACATACATTTGATTTTTTTGTGAAAAACATTTGA